In Paenarthrobacter sp. GOM3, a single window of DNA contains:
- a CDS encoding TerC/Alx family metal homeostasis membrane protein — translation MTVSPLIWGITIVVILALLAFDYFFHIRKAHVPSLKEAALWSSIYVGLAIVFGILVLIFGGGQMGSEYFAGYITEKALSVDNLFVFLIIMASFRVPREDQQKVLLFGIVFSLIARTGFIFLGAALINSFAWVFYIFGLILLLTAGNLLKPGDHGDDQANNFIIRLAKKLFHTTDKYDGDKLFTMLNGKRALTPMLLVMVAIGGTDILFALDSIPAIFGLTQNVFVVFTATAFSLMGLRQLYFLIDGLLDRLIYLSYGLAAILAFIGVKLILHALHENNLPFINDGEHVNVVEITTGLSLSVIIGVLVITVVLSLISPAGKAQTAINNARRHAVDYLDLDYTADANERERIYRALTAEEAQIVQMPLKYRNKAKDVEKIREQVAEAHRQHEAFLNR, via the coding sequence ATGACCGTCTCTCCCCTCATCTGGGGCATCACCATCGTCGTCATTCTGGCGCTTTTGGCCTTCGACTACTTCTTCCACATCCGCAAGGCCCACGTGCCGTCGTTGAAGGAAGCGGCCCTCTGGTCCTCCATTTATGTGGGCCTCGCGATCGTTTTTGGCATCCTGGTGCTGATCTTCGGTGGTGGCCAGATGGGGTCCGAGTACTTCGCGGGCTACATCACGGAGAAGGCCCTCTCGGTCGACAACCTGTTCGTGTTCCTGATCATCATGGCGAGCTTCCGGGTGCCGCGCGAGGATCAGCAGAAGGTGCTGCTCTTCGGCATCGTGTTCTCGCTGATCGCCCGGACGGGCTTCATCTTCCTGGGCGCTGCGCTGATCAACTCGTTCGCTTGGGTGTTCTACATCTTCGGCCTCATCCTGCTCCTCACGGCAGGTAACCTGCTCAAGCCCGGCGACCACGGGGACGATCAGGCGAACAACTTCATCATCCGGCTCGCCAAAAAGCTCTTCCACACCACTGACAAGTACGACGGCGACAAGCTCTTCACCATGCTCAACGGCAAGCGTGCACTCACCCCGATGCTCCTGGTGATGGTGGCGATCGGCGGCACGGACATCCTCTTCGCCCTCGACTCCATCCCGGCCATCTTCGGCCTCACCCAGAACGTCTTCGTAGTCTTCACCGCCACGGCGTTCTCGTTGATGGGCCTGCGCCAGCTGTACTTCCTGATCGACGGGCTGCTGGACCGCCTCATCTACCTTTCCTACGGCCTCGCGGCGATCCTGGCGTTCATCGGCGTCAAGCTGATTCTCCACGCCCTGCACGAGAACAACCTCCCGTTCATCAACGACGGCGAGCACGTCAACGTCGTCGAAATCACCACCGGCCTCTCGCTGAGCGTGATTATCGGCGTCCTGGTCATCACCGTGGTTCTCTCACTCATTAGCCCGGCGGGCAAGGCCCAGACGGCCATCAACAACGCCCGCCGCCACGCCGTCGACTACCTGGACCTGGACTACACCGCCGATGCCAACGAGCGCGAGCGCATCTACCGCGCCCTGACCGCTGAGGAAGCGCAGATCGTGCAGATGCCGCTCAAGTACCGCAACAAGGCCAAGGACGTGGAGAAGATCCGCGAGCAAGTGGCCGAGGCACACCGCCAGCACGAGGCGTTCCTCAACCGCTAG